In Scytonema millei VB511283, the genomic window ACGGATGACGACTTGACTTTACTATTGGCGACGCTTGTGAGTTAATTTTGCCATGCGGTTGCAACGAAGCTCCAACAACCAAATAATCACGTTGGACCCCAACTCTAGCCTCGGACATGGGGGAGAAGCCCGTGTCTTTACTGTACCGCAGAACGAGGCACTAGTAGCAAAGGTTTATCACAAGCCTAGAGAGATTCAGGCATCTAAGCTTACGGCAATGCTTGCTAACCCGCCAGATAACCCTATGGCAGGGCAAGGACATATTTCGATCGCTTGGCCTGAAGAGTTGCTGAGGTCAACTGATGGCAGCAATCGGGTGGTCGGCTTTCTGATGCCGCGAGTCAAAGGGATGCACTCCCTACTCGATTTTTACAATCCTAAAACGCGACGGCAAAAATGCCCGTTCTTTAACTACCTCTATCTCCATCGAACTGCCCGTAATATTGCCGCTGCTATGGGGGCGCTGCACGCACGCGGCTATTGCGTTGGAGATGTGAACGAATCTAACATCTTAGCCAGCGATACTGCTCTCGTCACCCTTGTCGATACGGATTCGTTTCAAGTTCGCGACCTGCAAACGGCAGCTATTTATCGCTGCGGGGTCGGGAAGCCAGAGTTTACGCCGCCAGAACTGCAAGGAAAGAATTTCGGACAGATCGATCGCGCTCCAGAACACGATTTATTTGGGCTAGCAGTCCTGATCTTCCAACTGCTGATGGAAGGGACGCACCCGTTTTCAGGAATTTATCAAGGTAGCGGCGATCCCCCACCTTATGCAGCACGGATAGCGGCAGGGCATTTCACCTATGGCAGCAAACCAGTACCGTATAAGCCTACGCCAATTGCTCCAAACTGGGAGATCTTACACCCCAGCTTGAGGCAGTTATTTGTCAAGTGTTTTGATGCAGGTCATTCTCAACCCCATCTCCGTCCCAACGCCCAAACCTGGCAAGCTGCCCTCAAAGAAGCAGAAAACGCTTTGACAACCTGTAGCGCCAACAATCAGCATCGCTACAGCGATCACCTGCAAAGCTGTCCTTGGTGCGAGCGGGCAGTAAAATTAGGCGGGCGCGACCCTTTTCCGTCCTTGGAGGCAGTCAGACAGAAAAAACACCTCCAACCTTTGCCGCCTAAGCGTACCCCGACCGTATATCGACAGTATCGAGCGCTCGATCGCTCCGCCGCTTATTATTCATCTGCCACGCTCAGCAAACACGCACCATTATTTTTAACACTGCCAAGAAGTCATAGAAGGCTGAGCCGCAGAAAGTTCAACCTGATGATGATGGGAACGTTTAGTCTAGGAGCTGTGAGCTTGATCCTGCTGATGCAGGTGTTAAGTGACGTGCAACTGCCTTTTGACAGTCGTTTTAGCGTTACCTCTATCCCCGAACCACCAAGTGACGGTAAAGTAGCAGCAAAAAGCGGCAATAATTTTGTTGCCTACTACAAGCAAGGCGATGCTTATTACAAAGTAGGAGACTATGAAGGGGCTATTGATAATTACGATCGCGCGATCAAGCTCAATCCCAAGGATGCTCAAGTCTATTTAAACCGAGGTAACGCCCTCTACGAAGTTGCCCAGCATAGCGGCGACCCCGACCGTACCTATCGCCGAGCGATTGAAGACTTCAATCGCACTCTGGGACTCAAACCCAACCAAGCCGAAGCCTATCTCAGTCGCGGCATGGTACGTTATGAAATTGCTCAGTATAGTAAAAATCCCGAAAAAGAATATCAGCAAGCCATTCAAGACTTCGATCGCTCTTTGCGGCTCAACCCCCGTGCTGCCAAAGCCCTGGTCAAACGTGGCATCGTTCACTACAAACTGGCACAGTATAAAGGGGACTTGAGTACGGGCTACAAAGCCGCAATTGGAGATTTTAACCGAGCGCTTAGTATTGACTCCCAAGAAGCAGAAGCCTATCTCAAGCGAGGAATTGTTCGCTACGAGCTAGCTCAATATAGCGGACAGAGCGATCGCGAAGCGGTAGAAGATTTACAAACAGCCGCCAAACTGTTTCTCAAACAAGGCAATATCGAAGAATATCAACTCGCTTTAGGTAATATTTGCGTTGCTCTAGATAAGAATTGCGATTCCTTCCTGAGAAACCCAGAAAAGTTTATTCTTTCTAACCCGCAATCTCTCCCTGGAGAGGGAAAGCCTAAATGAGGAGTGAGAAGCGAGGAGTGAGAGAAAGAGAGTGGTGCGTGAAGCAAGGGAGTGGGGTGTGGGGTGCAAGAATTTTGAATTTTGAATTTTGAATTTTGAATTGTTTTGCTCCCTCAGCTCCCTCAGCTCTCTTCTCTCCTTTGTCCTCCTTGTCCCCTCACTCCTCACTCCTCGCTCCTCGCCCCTAGTTCAGCGTTGCTGACCAGAGCTAATCGATCGCTGAATCTGAGCTAAGGCGCGGTTGTAGTTTAGAATCGCATTGACTCGATCGCCTTCCGCTTGAGTTAAGTCATCCTCAGCATCAATCACTTCTGTTTGCGTCCCTACACCTGCTTGAAATCTGAGGCGTGCCAATCGCAGCGCTTCCCGCGATTGTTCTAAAGCAACAGAGGTTGTTTGAATGTTTTCTAAGTTAGACTGCAACTGAGAGAAAGCTTGTTCTACTTCAAAGCGAATTTGGTTGCGCTGTCCGGCAAAATTAGTTTCAGCGATCGCGATATCCGCCTCTTCCTGCCTAGCTCTCGCTCTTGCCGCTCCACCATCAAATAAACTTAAGTTTAATCTTCCTCCTAAAGAGTAGCCATCTTCAAAGTTTGTGCCATCGTCAAAGGTATCACTCAGGTTATATTCGGCAGCAAGACTAATTCGCGGTCCTAATTCAGCTAAGGCAGCACGCCGTTGTTGTTCGCTAATATTACGCTGTGCTAATTGTTGTTCTAGTTCGGCACGATTTCTAAAAGCAAGCACAATACTGTCTTCTAAGGAAAAGTTCCACTGTCCGGCAACTCCTACCGGATCGGCAGCCGTAACCACGATGGAGTCGTTTAAATTAATTCGCGTGGCAATTTGACGGCGGGCAATCCGCTGCTGGCTTAAGGCATCGGTTAATCTTTGGGTAGCCTGTGCCAACTGTACCTGAGCTTGGAGGACGGCAAAGCGAGTTCCTACCCCAGCTTGTTCTAAGGCTTGGGCATCGCGTAAACTTGCCTGAGCATTGTTGACAGAAGATCGCTGAATCCGTACTTGTTCGTCAGCTCGTTGCAATTCGTAATAATCATTGGCAACGTTAAGGCGTAGTTCTTCCTGCGTCCGTTCTAAATCTAACCGATTAAAACGTAACTGTTCTTCGGCAGCGCGAATGTTAGCAGGACGTAAACCAGAAGTGAATAAATCATAGCTGAGCGAGAGATTGCCGCTGACATCAGTATCGCTATTATCGATATCTGGCTGAAAGAAAGATGGCTCTGGCTCTTCGCTGAAAAGATATCGACCGGTATTTGTTACACCAGCACCCAGATCTAAGCGGGGATATTCTGCTGCTAAAGCCTGTCGTAGCTGTGCTTGACTCCGTTCTACGTTCAGCCTTGCTTCTCGCAGCTGCGTGCTGTTGCGCTGTGCTAGGTCTAACGCCTGCTGGAAAGTAATTGGTTGAGCGCCCACAACCTGTACTTCTTCTGGTTTGGTGGGAAATCGCAGCGGATTGGGATTGGGATTGAGATAACTAGGTATTTGAGCCTTGCGATCGTTTAACTGAGAATTAGCAGGCGGCTGGGCTGGTTTAGGTTTGGTTGTTGGTTGTTGGCTTACAGTTGTTGGTAGTTGACGGTTGATGGTTGACGGTTGATGGTTGACGGTTGATGGTTGACGGTTGATGGTTGACGGTTGACGGTTGACGGTTGACGCTGGCGCTACATGCCGTGAAGACGGTTGATGCTCCTCTACTCCTCTGCCCCTCTGCTCCTCTGCTCTCTTCCCCCGACTCCCGACTCCCGACTCCCGACTCCCAATTTCCTGGTTTGACAAGAGAACCGAGGCTTGGGAGTGATGGAACGAGCCGTTTGCTTGCAGGTAAGCTTGTTTGGTAGCTTTAATTGACTGAGTTTTACTAGGTTCAGATTTCATCGCGATCGCATTATCGACAGACGGAGTTTCGCTCGCGATCGCTGGTGCTGGTTCGATCTTAATTAGCTCTGTTGCTAAGAGTGCTACAGCTAGACTCGAACAAAAGTTACGCACTAGAAATAAATGCTGTTGTTTCACCGCACTTCCTCACACGAAAATTTCAGACACCGAAAGCGACAATGACTCGATCGGTCGCTCCGTAAAAATCATAAATAAAAAATCAAATCATAAATATTAAGCTACTATTTGGGGCGCGATCGCCTGTACTCAGATCCGCGAGCGAGTGTCGTAGTCGGATCGCCACTGGCAAGCCCAGCATCGATCGAACGAGTAGCATTCTACTATATAGTTCGGCATATACCAAAAGGCTTAGCACGCATCGAAAGCTATTTTGACATTAAACCACAAATTCAGTTATCAGTTATTAGGGAGCGCACGAGCAGTCAACTGTCAACCGTCAACTAAATACCAATTATCAATTGTCGATCTCAAAGAAATACTTAAGAAATTGTCTTTCTCTTTACAATAAGTATTTTGGATTACATAATTGACGAACACGATCGTGTC contains:
- a CDS encoding tetratricopeptide repeat protein, with product MDPNSSLGHGGEARVFTVPQNEALVAKVYHKPREIQASKLTAMLANPPDNPMAGQGHISIAWPEELLRSTDGSNRVVGFLMPRVKGMHSLLDFYNPKTRRQKCPFFNYLYLHRTARNIAAAMGALHARGYCVGDVNESNILASDTALVTLVDTDSFQVRDLQTAAIYRCGVGKPEFTPPELQGKNFGQIDRAPEHDLFGLAVLIFQLLMEGTHPFSGIYQGSGDPPPYAARIAAGHFTYGSKPVPYKPTPIAPNWEILHPSLRQLFVKCFDAGHSQPHLRPNAQTWQAALKEAENALTTCSANNQHRYSDHLQSCPWCERAVKLGGRDPFPSLEAVRQKKHLQPLPPKRTPTVYRQYRALDRSAAYYSSATLSKHAPLFLTLPRSHRRLSRRKFNLMMMGTFSLGAVSLILLMQVLSDVQLPFDSRFSVTSIPEPPSDGKVAAKSGNNFVAYYKQGDAYYKVGDYEGAIDNYDRAIKLNPKDAQVYLNRGNALYEVAQHSGDPDRTYRRAIEDFNRTLGLKPNQAEAYLSRGMVRYEIAQYSKNPEKEYQQAIQDFDRSLRLNPRAAKALVKRGIVHYKLAQYKGDLSTGYKAAIGDFNRALSIDSQEAEAYLKRGIVRYELAQYSGQSDREAVEDLQTAAKLFLKQGNIEEYQLALGNICVALDKNCDSFLRNPEKFILSNPQSLPGEGKPK
- a CDS encoding TolC family protein: MKQQHLFLVRNFCSSLAVALLATELIKIEPAPAIASETPSVDNAIAMKSEPSKTQSIKATKQAYLQANGSFHHSQASVLLSNQEIGSRESGVGSRGKRAEEQRGRGVEEHQPSSRHVAPASTVNRQPSTINRQPSTVNHQPSTINRQLPTTVSQQPTTKPKPAQPPANSQLNDRKAQIPSYLNPNPNPLRFPTKPEEVQVVGAQPITFQQALDLAQRNSTQLREARLNVERSQAQLRQALAAEYPRLDLGAGVTNTGRYLFSEEPEPSFFQPDIDNSDTDVSGNLSLSYDLFTSGLRPANIRAAEEQLRFNRLDLERTQEELRLNVANDYYELQRADEQVRIQRSSVNNAQASLRDAQALEQAGVGTRFAVLQAQVQLAQATQRLTDALSQQRIARRQIATRINLNDSIVVTAADPVGVAGQWNFSLEDSIVLAFRNRAELEQQLAQRNISEQQRRAALAELGPRISLAAEYNLSDTFDDGTNFEDGYSLGGRLNLSLFDGGAARARARQEEADIAIAETNFAGQRNQIRFEVEQAFSQLQSNLENIQTTSVALEQSREALRLARLRFQAGVGTQTEVIDAEDDLTQAEGDRVNAILNYNRALAQIQRSISSGQQR